From Eriocheir sinensis breed Jianghai 21 chromosome 37, ASM2467909v1, whole genome shotgun sequence, one genomic window encodes:
- the LOC127008289 gene encoding uncharacterized protein LOC127008289 — translation MPSGVRLVEGGNMTVTGEGVKGKEGVGNGTMAGPCDNSAMARTGGEGSKGVNMKSTPTPAEANGEEQAGQGGVAAGGMALLEVDGGEGAVRERRNSIQERRKQRGQAGAGAGAGEVECRVLRLPVVRSESSPMLMLGRSADSSPGSAKSEPPSNQPSPRSPALKVLSKVFSFKDRPSPAWSPKLQRRGDGQGGRTLADARKRSSLHLPPTPPAIHDHEAKWFPDAKSGSPHTNGSPRSPSSPRSPLSPVSPGSKMARLPFFKPTTTASPGKASPGGPNGTMEQLDGAGIIYRPHAYRRAGSTRNHWRTKSDTFTQPPPRVEPVRKRSRDDSECDALPFDLR, via the exons ATGCCCTCCGGGGTGAGACTGGTCGAAGGGGGGAACATGACCGTCAcaggggagggggtgaaagggaaggagggggtaggGAACGGTACTATGGCAGGGCCGTGTGACAACTCCGCCATGGCCAGGACTGGAGGAGAAGGGAGCAAGGGGGTGAACATGAAGTCTACGCCCACGCCCGCCGAGGCCAACGGTGAGGAGCAGGCGGGTCAAGGAGGCGTGGCGGCGGGCGGCATGGCGCTCCTTGAGGTGGACGGGGGCGAGGGTGCGGTGCGGGAGCGGCGGAACAGCATCCAGGAGCGGCGGAAGCAGCGGGGccaggcgggggcgggggcgggggcagggGAGGTGGAGTGCCGCGTGCTGCGCCTGCCGGTGGTCAGGTCGGAGTCCTCCCCGATGCTGATGCTGGGCCGCTCCGCCGACAGCAGCCCCGGCTCCGCCAAGAGCGAGCCGCCCTCCAACCAGCCCAGCCCGCGCAGCCCCGCCCTCAAGGTGCTCAGCAAGGTGTTTAGCTTCAAGGATCGTCCCTCGCCCGCCTGGTCCCCCAAGCTGCAGCGGCGCGGCGACGGGCAGGGCGGCAGGACCCTCGCCGACGCCAGGAAGCGCAGCAGCCTGCACCTGCCGCCCACGCCGCCTGCCATCCACGACCACGAGGCCAAGTGGTTCCCGGACGCCAAGTCGGGGTCACCTCACACCAACGGCAGTCCCCGGAGTCCCAGCAGTCCCCGCAGCCCTCTCAGCCCGGTCAGCCCCGGCTCCAAGATGGCCCGTTTGCCCTTTTTCAAGCCTACGACCACTGCATCGCCCGGCAAAGCCTCCCCCGGGGGCCCGAACGGCACCATGGAGCAGCTGGACGGCGCCGGGATCATCTACCGGCCGCACGCCTACCGCCGGGCGGGGTCAACGCGCAACCACTGGAGGACCAAGTCAGACACCTTCACGCAGCCCCCGCCCAGGGTGGAGCCCgtcaggaagaggagcagggacGACTCCGA GTGTGACGCTCTGCCCTTCGATCTCAGGTAA